Genomic window (Candidatus Atribacteria bacterium ADurb.Bin276):
AAAGGAGCAAAGTCTTTGATAATAGCACAAAACTTGGTATTATCAACACAAATTCCATTACAATGTATAGAACTTAGCATTAATCCACAAAAAAGGAAACCCAAAATTATAAAAAGTATTATTTTTTTCTGAATATCGAAAGCATTTTTATCCCTCATTTCTTTCTCCCCTCCTATATAAAAAAACGTAGAAGATCAATCAAATAATTTTAAATCCAGAAGGCCTATGGAGGTAATTGCTCGTATCAGTTAATTTAAAATTTTTCTCCACGCTATAACCTTCTTCTTACCAAGATATATTGATTGAAATTAAAAATGAATTCTTTTCCTAAGATATCACGCTTTACCTCATATAAAAAAATCTCCTGATCGCAAAAAGCAAAGAAAAACTCGAGTTGGTGAAATTATATTTGCTTGTTCCGATATTTTTGAGTATCAACGAATGAAAACATTGAAGTATAAACCTTGATTTGTTTCTATTATACTCCTTTTCTGACACTATAAATCGGCTCTCATTAGAGCTCTTTACATTAGAATTTATTAAAACTAGATCAATTCATACAACTATGTGTTTCAAGAATAATATTTTTTATCCATTTATATTTACCGACGGTTATGCCATCCTTTATTACAAGGAAACGAAAAGGGTGATTATTTCTAATAAATCATCATTTAAAGATCAGGTTTAAAAAATTTTATTAAGGTTGGTTCAAAAGGTCTTCAACTATTTCCACGACACTTTTGACATATCCTCGGCAGATTTTATTTCTAAAATCTTTTTCTTTAAATTGTTTCCGACCTTCTTCGGTAGTCAGATCGCATCCGTTGAGTAGTTGACGACAGAGACAGGTTTCATATTTACGAGTAAAACTATCCATTAACTCAATAGTCTTTCGATAGGTTGTTTCAGAAAAGCTTTGATCATCTTTTTCCCCTCGTCCAAATTTAGATCCTATGACCATTATTCCACCGGTTACAGCACCACATATTTCTCCTTTACGTCCCATACCAGCTCCAAATCCACTACTTATTTTTAAAGCAACATTCTTATCCTGTTTCAACATCTCACAAAATGAATAAAACACCGATTGAGCACAATTGTATCCATCAAGAAACTTAGAAACGGCAATTTCGCTAAGACTTTTCATATTAACCATCCCTTCCTTATTTTCCCTTGGTTTCGCTTACACTCAATGGATCTATTGAATTACCATTTTTTAGCAATTGATTCTAATTCTAAAAAAATTTATGAATTTTAAGGTAATTTTGGTCGAATATCAACTAATTTATATTAATTTGAGAAGTGCTTGGTTAAAGGCAAAATCATCCTTTTGAATGTCACACAATTTTCAAATAAACTCTAAAATTCAATTTTTAATCCTTACGTCCTAAAGTTTTTTCAACCTTTATTAACCAATCTCGAATTGGAATATTCTGTGGGCATTTTTCTTCACATATCCCACACTGTATACAAGAACTAGCATGCATCTCTTCTGGAAAAATGTTTTGATAAATATTCCGATTTAGATTGACCTGGTTAAAAACC
Coding sequences:
- a CDS encoding putative redox-active protein (C_GCAxxG_C_C): MVNMKSLSEIAVSKFLDGYNCAQSVFYSFCEMLKQDKNVALKISSGFGAGMGRKGEICGAVTGGIMVIGSKFGRGEKDDQSFSETTYRKTIELMDSFTRKYETCLCRQLLNGCDLTTEEGRKQFKEKDFRNKICRGYVKSVVEIVEDLLNQP